A single genomic interval of Syntrophobotulus glycolicus DSM 8271 harbors:
- the ytvI gene encoding sporulation integral membrane protein YtvI: MKDPDTFDQKRDLILFAKKVLITVGILLATVAIPYVLMKTFPFFLPFILAYVTALFLEPAIAFMVNKWSFQRSLAVTLIYLIFVGILAVLAYFITHKIYLEILNVISYFQEHSIQTLSNQFLLTWKGYVGNTYSLLPAEVIIRINEGVSQFVNSLASLNIAANIVAYTSAFSLKIPNFFFDSLIYFISVFLFCQTLTSMHSWLFGLFRYSSKKKIIVVLSDLRRALLGFIIAHFILSAVTLLVSFIGLTLLGIKFKVSLGFIIFIFDFIPIIGISTIYFIWALLSFIQGEIFLGTGLLVLLVLAIVIRKIIEPKVLSEQLGLSALTTLICIWVGLKTLGIVGVILFPLTLILIKTLIKVGLIDYKIKF; this comes from the coding sequence ATGAAAGATCCTGATACCTTTGATCAAAAAAGAGATCTTATTTTATTTGCGAAAAAAGTCCTGATTACTGTCGGCATACTTTTGGCCACAGTTGCGATCCCTTATGTACTGATGAAAACTTTTCCCTTTTTTCTGCCGTTTATTCTCGCTTATGTCACAGCTTTGTTTCTGGAACCGGCTATTGCTTTTATGGTCAATAAATGGTCTTTCCAAAGAAGTCTTGCCGTAACCCTGATTTATTTGATCTTTGTCGGGATTCTCGCTGTATTGGCTTATTTCATTACGCATAAAATATATCTTGAAATATTGAATGTCATCAGTTATTTTCAGGAGCATTCCATCCAGACCCTAAGCAATCAGTTTCTTCTCACCTGGAAAGGTTATGTAGGTAACACCTATTCATTGCTGCCGGCAGAAGTGATCATCAGAATCAATGAAGGGGTCAGCCAGTTTGTCAACAGCTTGGCTAGTTTAAATATCGCCGCAAATATTGTTGCTTATACCTCAGCCTTTTCTCTCAAAATCCCTAATTTTTTCTTTGACAGCCTGATCTATTTTATCTCGGTATTCTTGTTTTGCCAAACCTTGACCTCCATGCACAGTTGGCTTTTTGGTTTATTCCGATACTCTTCCAAGAAGAAAATTATTGTTGTGCTGAGCGACCTGCGCCGGGCATTATTAGGCTTTATTATCGCCCACTTTATTTTAAGCGCTGTAACCCTTCTCGTCAGCTTTATCGGACTGACCCTGCTGGGAATCAAATTTAAGGTTTCCCTTGGCTTCATCATTTTTATCTTTGACTTTATTCCGATCATCGGAATCAGCACGATCTATTTTATTTGGGCTCTGCTCTCCTTCATTCAGGGGGAAATATTTCTTGGAACCGGCCTGCTGGTCTTGCTGGTCCTGGCAATTGTCATCAGAAAAATTATCGAACCGAAGGTCCTCAGTGAGCAACTGGGCCTGAGCGCCCTGACTACCTTAATCTGCATTTGGGTCGGCCTGAAAACATTGGGAATTGTCGGGGTGATCCTGTTCCCTCTCACTCTGATCTTGATAAAGACCTTGATAAAGGTCGGGCTGATTGACTATAAGATAAAATTTTGA